A part of Solicola gregarius genomic DNA contains:
- a CDS encoding segregation and condensation protein A — MTESSTAEFSVHLDVFEGPFDLLLGLIGKHQLDITEVALSAVTNEFIAYVKAMETDQLEETTQFLLVAATLVDLKAARLLPQAEVEDEDDLALLEARDLLFARLLQYRAFKEVAASMAERLSTEQLRHPRSVSLEPRFANLLPEVLISVGVEELAQLAAKAMEPKPVPVLSLAHLHAPHVSVREQAAVIADRLRRSGSATFRALTADAPDTLTKVARFLSLLELFREEMVAFEQVTPLGELHVRWTGSGEGEVEVSDEFDEDDEDDQPAEEGDDD; from the coding sequence GTGACCGAGTCTTCGACGGCGGAGTTCTCGGTCCATCTCGACGTCTTCGAGGGCCCGTTCGACCTGTTGCTCGGTCTGATCGGCAAGCACCAGCTCGACATCACCGAGGTCGCGCTGTCGGCGGTGACCAACGAGTTCATCGCGTACGTCAAGGCGATGGAGACCGACCAGCTCGAGGAGACGACTCAGTTCCTGCTGGTCGCGGCGACGCTGGTCGACCTGAAGGCCGCTCGGCTGCTGCCGCAGGCCGAGGTGGAGGACGAGGACGATCTCGCGCTGCTGGAGGCGCGCGATCTGCTGTTCGCGAGGCTGTTGCAGTACCGCGCGTTCAAGGAGGTCGCGGCGTCGATGGCCGAGCGCCTGAGCACCGAGCAGCTCCGGCATCCGCGTTCGGTGAGCCTCGAGCCGAGGTTCGCGAACCTGCTGCCGGAGGTGCTGATCTCCGTCGGCGTCGAGGAGCTGGCCCAGCTCGCGGCGAAGGCGATGGAGCCGAAGCCGGTGCCGGTGCTGTCGCTGGCGCATCTGCATGCGCCGCACGTGAGCGTACGCGAGCAGGCCGCCGTGATCGCGGATCGGCTTCGCCGCAGCGGCAGCGCGACCTTTCGCGCGCTGACCGCGGACGCGCCCGACACCCTGACGAAGGTGGCGCGGTTCCTGTCCCTGCTGGAGCTCTTCCGCGAGGAGATGGTCGCGTTCGAGCAGGTGACGCCGCTGGGCGAGCTGCACGTACGCTGGACCGGTTCCGGCGAGGGCGAGGTCGAGGTCAGCGACGAGTTCGACGAGGACGACGAGGACGACCAGCCTGCCGAGGAGGGCGACGATGACTGA
- a CDS encoding ParA family protein, translated as MPTLPKPTPPDGRPAQVIALCNQKGGVGKTTTAISLGAALAETGRKVLLVDFDPQGSLTVGLGVNAYELDSSIYNLLMDREQDVAEVIQKTSVDGVDLIPSNIDLSGAEMRLVTEVGREQTLARVLHPLRREYDVILIDCQPSLGLLTVNALTAANGVIIPLECEYFALRGVALLKETIDKVRERTNFDLQIIGLLGTMYDSRTLHGREVLQTLVDGWGETVFHTVIRRTVKFSDSTVAGEPITTYASASSAADSYRQLAREVLARCHVE; from the coding sequence ATGCCGACGCTCCCGAAACCGACTCCGCCCGACGGCCGGCCTGCGCAGGTGATCGCCCTGTGCAACCAGAAGGGCGGTGTCGGCAAGACGACCACCGCGATCAGCCTCGGCGCGGCGCTCGCGGAGACCGGCCGCAAGGTGCTGCTCGTCGACTTCGACCCGCAGGGTTCGCTCACCGTCGGCCTCGGTGTCAACGCGTACGAGCTCGACTCGAGCATCTACAACCTGCTGATGGACCGCGAGCAGGACGTGGCCGAGGTGATCCAGAAGACGTCCGTCGACGGCGTCGACCTGATCCCGTCCAACATCGACCTGTCGGGCGCCGAGATGCGCCTGGTCACCGAGGTGGGCCGCGAGCAGACGCTGGCCCGGGTGCTGCATCCGCTGCGCCGCGAGTACGACGTCATCCTGATCGACTGCCAGCCGTCCCTCGGCCTGCTGACGGTCAACGCGCTCACCGCCGCGAACGGCGTGATCATCCCGCTCGAATGCGAGTACTTCGCGCTGCGCGGCGTCGCGCTGCTCAAGGAGACCATCGACAAGGTGCGCGAGCGGACGAACTTCGACCTGCAGATCATCGGACTGCTCGGCACGATGTACGACAGCCGCACACTGCACGGCCGCGAGGTGTTGCAGACGCTCGTCGACGGGTGGGGCGAGACCGTCTTCCACACGGTCATCCGCCGTACGGTCAAGTTCTCCGACTCGACCGTCGCCGGCGAGCCGATCACGACGTACGCGTCGGCGTCGTCGGCCGCCGACTCGTACCGTCAGCTGGCTCGGGAGGTACTGGCACGGTGTCACGTCGAGTAA
- the xerD gene encoding site-specific tyrosine recombinase XerD yields the protein MATSHTNALDRAIGDYLSHLGVERGLAANTLSSYRRDLRRYVSFLRGRGIDDPEAISENDLSEFLMYLREGDAEHKPLNAGSAARTLIAARGFHRFALREGLVSADASAGVKPPSAPRRLPKALPLSDIEAILEAAGAPGTALALRDRALLEMLYGTGARISEAVGLDVDDLDLEEGAVLLRGKGSKQRIVPVGTYALDAIRRYLATARAELSRPGGAAGAVFLNARGGRLSRQSAWAVLTKAADRAGVTAEVSPHTLRHSFATHLLDGGADVRVVQELLGHASVTTTQIYTLVTVDKLREVYATAHPRARG from the coding sequence ATCGCGACGTCGCACACCAACGCCCTCGACCGGGCCATCGGTGACTATCTGAGTCACCTGGGCGTCGAGCGCGGCCTGGCCGCCAACACCTTGTCGTCGTACCGGCGCGACCTGCGTCGATATGTGTCGTTCCTCCGTGGTCGCGGGATCGACGACCCCGAAGCCATCTCCGAGAACGACCTCTCCGAGTTCCTGATGTACCTGCGCGAGGGCGACGCGGAGCACAAGCCGCTGAACGCCGGGAGCGCCGCGCGTACGCTCATCGCGGCTCGCGGCTTCCACCGGTTCGCATTGCGCGAGGGTCTCGTCAGCGCGGATGCGTCCGCCGGGGTCAAGCCGCCGAGCGCGCCGCGCCGGCTCCCGAAGGCGCTGCCGCTCTCCGACATCGAAGCGATCCTCGAGGCGGCGGGGGCGCCGGGCACCGCGCTCGCGCTGCGAGACCGCGCCCTGCTGGAGATGCTGTACGGCACGGGTGCCCGGATCTCGGAGGCCGTGGGGCTGGACGTCGACGACCTCGATCTCGAGGAGGGCGCAGTGCTGCTGCGTGGCAAGGGCAGCAAGCAGCGGATCGTACCGGTGGGAACGTACGCGCTGGACGCGATCCGGCGATACCTCGCGACGGCTCGCGCGGAGCTGTCGCGGCCCGGCGGCGCGGCGGGTGCGGTGTTCCTGAACGCGCGCGGCGGGCGCCTGTCTCGGCAGAGCGCATGGGCGGTGCTCACGAAGGCCGCCGATCGGGCAGGGGTGACGGCGGAGGTGTCGCCGCATACATTGCGGCACTCGTTCGCGACACACCTGCTCGACGGCGGTGCCGACGTGCGCGTCGTACAGGAGCTCCTCGGGCATGCGTCGGTGACCACGACGCAGATCTACACGCTCGTCACGGTCGACAAGCTGCGGGAGGTGTACGCGACCGCACACCCTCGGGCTCGGGGGTGA
- the ald gene encoding alanine dehydrogenase → MKVGVPREVKNNEFRVALTPSGVHELVRSGHEVYVETQAGIGSAIPDDDFAAAGARILDGPDAVWETGDLILKVKEPVESEHHRMRADQVLFTYLHLAASAECTDALLERRVTGIAYETVQTPDRALPLLAPMSEVAGRLAPQAGAYHLMRQGGGRGVLMGGVSGVYAAKVVVIGAGVSGMNAAAIALGMQAEVLLLDLNVDTLRSADRIYQGHLQTVASNAYEIERAVLDADLVIGAVLVPGAKAPTLISNELVSRMQPGSVLVDISIDQGGCFEDSRPTTHDAPTYRVHDSVFYCVANMPGAVPHTSTYALTNVTLPYTMALADKGWRAALHDDDALALGLNTYDGSLTNEPVARAHGRDYVAIEKVLA, encoded by the coding sequence ATGAAGGTTGGCGTGCCCAGGGAAGTCAAGAACAACGAGTTCCGGGTTGCGCTGACTCCCTCCGGCGTCCACGAGCTGGTTCGTTCGGGCCATGAGGTGTACGTCGAGACCCAGGCGGGTATCGGTTCGGCGATCCCCGACGACGACTTCGCGGCCGCAGGAGCGCGGATCCTCGACGGCCCCGACGCCGTGTGGGAGACCGGCGACCTGATCCTGAAGGTCAAGGAGCCGGTCGAGAGCGAGCACCACCGGATGCGGGCGGACCAGGTGCTGTTCACCTACCTGCATCTCGCGGCGTCCGCCGAGTGCACCGATGCGCTGCTGGAGCGACGGGTCACCGGCATCGCGTACGAGACCGTGCAGACCCCCGACCGGGCGCTTCCGCTGCTCGCCCCGATGAGCGAGGTCGCCGGCCGCCTCGCACCCCAGGCGGGCGCGTACCACCTGATGCGACAGGGCGGCGGGCGCGGCGTGCTGATGGGCGGCGTCTCCGGCGTGTATGCCGCGAAGGTCGTGGTGATCGGCGCAGGCGTGTCGGGCATGAACGCCGCCGCGATCGCACTGGGCATGCAGGCCGAGGTCCTGCTGCTCGACCTGAACGTCGACACGCTCCGCTCCGCCGACCGCATCTACCAGGGCCACTTGCAGACGGTCGCCTCCAACGCGTATGAGATCGAGCGGGCCGTCCTCGACGCCGACCTCGTGATCGGGGCGGTGCTCGTGCCCGGCGCCAAGGCGCCGACGCTGATCAGCAACGAGCTCGTGTCGCGGATGCAGCCCGGCAGCGTGCTGGTCGACATCTCCATCGACCAGGGCGGCTGCTTCGAGGACTCCCGTCCCACGACACACGACGCGCCGACCTACCGAGTCCACGACTCGGTCTTCTACTGCGTGGCGAACATGCCGGGCGCGGTGCCACACACCTCGACGTACGCGCTGACGAACGTCACCCTGCCCTACACGATGGCGCTCGCCGACAAGGGCTGGCGAGCCGCACTGCACGACGACGATGCACTGGCTCTCGGGTTGAACACCTACGACGGCTCGTTGACGAACGAGCCGGTTGCCCGGGCCCACGGTCGCGACTACGTCGCGATCGAGAAGGTCCTCGCTTAG
- a CDS encoding NUDIX domain-containing protein, translating to MTERAPHPSLPGRLFGDGEPIADRAEAWPVLASRDEYQHPFLSLSLDTVAAPDGESFERVYVRHKGAVGVVALDDEGRVLLLEQYRHPPRSRLVELPAGVLDRDGEDPVDAAARELAEEADLVAAEWTPLLRLYSSPGFSDEHWYVYLATGLSAVPAADRHTRVHEEAHMTRVWAPLDDVVHAALAGEIADAMAVAGVLAARTGSR from the coding sequence GTGACCGAGCGGGCGCCACATCCGAGTCTGCCGGGGCGTCTGTTCGGCGACGGGGAGCCGATCGCCGATCGCGCCGAGGCATGGCCGGTGCTCGCGTCGCGAGACGAGTACCAGCATCCGTTCCTCTCGCTGTCACTCGACACGGTCGCGGCTCCCGACGGTGAGTCGTTCGAGCGGGTGTACGTACGGCACAAGGGTGCTGTCGGCGTCGTCGCGCTCGACGACGAGGGCAGGGTGTTGCTGCTCGAGCAGTATCGGCACCCGCCGCGGTCGCGGCTGGTGGAGCTGCCTGCCGGCGTACTCGATCGCGACGGCGAGGATCCTGTCGACGCGGCCGCGCGCGAGCTCGCGGAAGAGGCAGACCTCGTCGCCGCCGAGTGGACCCCACTGCTGCGGCTCTACTCCTCGCCGGGCTTCTCCGACGAGCACTGGTACGTCTACCTCGCCACCGGGCTGTCGGCCGTACCCGCGGCCGACCGGCACACCCGAGTGCACGAGGAGGCGCATATGACCCGGGTGTGGGCGCCGCTGGATGACGTCGTACACGCGGCGCTCGCCGGCGAGATCGCCGATGCGATGGCGGTCGCCGGAGTGCTCGCGGCGCGCACCGGCTCGAGATGA
- a CDS encoding CTP synthase encodes MDNRTKHVFVTGGVASSLGKGLTASSLGRLLKSRGLRVTMQKLDPYLNVDPGTMNPFQHGEVFVTDDGTETDLDIGHYERFLDENLSGHANVTTGQVYSEVIAKERRGDYLGDTVQVIPHITNEIKDRMVRMGGDDVDVVIHEIGGTVGDIESLPFLEASRQVRHDVGRDNVFFLHVSLVPFIGPSGELKTKPTQHSVAELRSIGIQPDAIVCRSDRPIPTSVKHKISLMCDVDKDAVVTASDAASIYDIPKVLHAEGLDAYVVRRLNLPFRDVDWTQWNELLRRVHHPAEEVTVALVGKYVDLPDAYLSVAEALRSGGFANDSKVNLQWVPSDECATADGAAAQLRDADAICIPGGFGVRGIEGKVGAIRYAREQNIPTLGLCLGLQCMAIEYARDAAGLDGADSTEFDADTANPVIATMEEQKQIVSGEGDLGGTMRLGLYPAQLVDGSLVAKLYGRTLVEERHRHRYEVNNSYRDRLEAAGLVISGTSPDGSLVEFVELPTDLHPYFVATQAHPELLSRPTRAHPLFEGLVAAAIDRQRELRLPVDGPEVSVG; translated from the coding sequence GTGGACAACCGAACCAAGCACGTGTTCGTCACCGGCGGCGTCGCCTCCTCGCTCGGCAAGGGGCTGACCGCCTCGAGTCTCGGGCGTCTCCTCAAGTCGCGAGGGCTTCGCGTGACGATGCAGAAGCTCGACCCGTACCTCAACGTCGACCCCGGGACGATGAACCCTTTCCAGCACGGAGAGGTCTTCGTGACCGATGACGGCACCGAGACCGACCTCGACATCGGGCACTACGAGCGGTTCCTCGACGAGAACCTCTCCGGTCACGCGAACGTCACGACCGGGCAGGTGTACTCCGAGGTGATCGCGAAGGAGCGCCGCGGCGACTACCTCGGCGACACCGTTCAGGTGATCCCGCACATCACCAACGAGATCAAGGACCGCATGGTCCGGATGGGCGGCGACGATGTCGATGTCGTCATCCACGAGATCGGTGGCACGGTCGGCGATATCGAGTCGCTGCCGTTCCTGGAGGCCTCGCGCCAGGTCCGCCACGACGTCGGGCGCGACAACGTGTTCTTCCTGCACGTCTCGCTGGTCCCGTTCATCGGGCCGTCGGGGGAGCTGAAGACCAAGCCGACACAGCACTCGGTCGCCGAGCTCCGCTCGATCGGCATCCAGCCGGACGCGATCGTCTGCCGCTCCGACCGGCCGATCCCGACCAGCGTGAAACACAAGATCTCCCTGATGTGCGACGTCGACAAGGACGCCGTCGTCACCGCGAGCGACGCCGCGTCGATCTACGACATCCCGAAGGTGCTGCACGCCGAGGGCCTCGACGCGTACGTCGTGCGTCGCCTGAACCTGCCGTTCCGCGACGTCGACTGGACGCAGTGGAACGAGCTGCTGCGGCGCGTGCACCATCCGGCGGAGGAGGTCACGGTTGCGCTCGTCGGCAAGTACGTCGACCTGCCCGATGCGTACCTCTCGGTTGCGGAGGCACTGCGGTCCGGTGGTTTCGCGAACGACTCCAAGGTCAACCTGCAGTGGGTCCCGTCCGATGAGTGCGCGACCGCCGACGGCGCCGCGGCGCAGCTGCGCGACGCCGATGCAATCTGCATTCCCGGCGGGTTCGGCGTACGCGGCATCGAGGGCAAGGTCGGCGCGATCAGGTACGCCCGCGAGCAGAACATCCCGACCCTCGGGCTGTGTCTCGGCCTGCAGTGCATGGCGATCGAGTACGCGCGCGACGCGGCCGGCCTCGACGGTGCCGACTCGACCGAGTTCGACGCCGACACCGCCAACCCGGTGATCGCGACGATGGAGGAGCAGAAGCAGATCGTGTCCGGCGAGGGCGATCTCGGTGGCACCATGCGGCTCGGCCTCTACCCGGCCCAGCTCGTCGACGGCTCGCTGGTCGCCAAGCTGTACGGCCGTACGCTCGTCGAGGAGCGTCACCGGCATCGGTACGAGGTCAACAACTCCTACCGCGACCGGTTGGAGGCAGCCGGTCTCGTCATCTCGGGCACGTCGCCCGACGGCTCGCTGGTCGAGTTCGTCGAGCTGCCGACCGACCTGCACCCGTACTTCGTGGCGACGCAGGCGCACCCGGAGCTGTTGTCCCGGCCGACCCGTGCGCACCCCCTCTTCGAAGGGCTTGTCGCCGCCGCGATCGACCGGCAGCGCGAGCTTCGTCTCCCGGTCGACGGCCCCGAGGTGTCGGTGGGGTGA
- a CDS encoding copper transporter, producing MIDFRYHLISIIAIFLALAAGVALGAGPLDEPFSEQLASEADKDRQDKADLREQLDEADDVRGFQDAFAQQVGSDLLSGALQDRTVALFVLPGADDDAAKGLTDEIEAAGGSVTTTVNVSDKMIDPSEQQFAEGVARQSLDGQNGAPDTSGMSSYQLLGTALARAYLGDGSDTKFDSTSGTIASAYKEAGFVETSAEPTGRASLALFVVPGADDMEDNQDELVSTVASAADAASSGAVVAGPPASAADGGVVAYVRSNDVGETVSTVDAVNVAAGQIVTALALQREAGGKSGHYGAEDGAAQAMPGNN from the coding sequence GTGATCGACTTCCGCTATCACCTGATCTCCATCATCGCGATCTTCCTGGCCCTTGCTGCCGGTGTCGCGCTGGGTGCCGGGCCGCTGGACGAGCCGTTCAGCGAGCAGCTCGCCTCGGAGGCCGACAAGGACCGCCAGGACAAGGCGGACCTGCGCGAGCAGCTGGACGAGGCCGACGACGTACGCGGGTTCCAGGACGCGTTCGCCCAGCAGGTCGGCTCGGATCTGCTGTCCGGTGCGCTGCAGGACCGGACGGTTGCCCTGTTCGTGCTGCCGGGCGCCGACGACGACGCTGCCAAGGGGCTGACCGACGAGATCGAGGCCGCCGGCGGCAGTGTGACGACCACCGTGAACGTCTCGGACAAGATGATCGACCCGAGTGAGCAGCAGTTCGCCGAGGGCGTCGCACGACAGTCGCTCGACGGCCAGAACGGCGCTCCCGACACCAGCGGCATGTCGAGCTATCAGCTGCTCGGCACGGCGCTCGCACGGGCGTACCTCGGCGACGGCTCCGACACCAAGTTCGACTCGACCTCGGGCACGATCGCGTCGGCGTACAAGGAGGCCGGCTTCGTCGAGACCTCTGCTGAGCCGACCGGTCGCGCCTCGCTCGCGTTGTTCGTGGTCCCAGGTGCCGACGACATGGAGGACAACCAGGACGAGCTCGTCTCTACCGTGGCCTCGGCCGCCGACGCGGCGAGCTCCGGTGCCGTCGTCGCCGGCCCGCCGGCCTCGGCGGCCGATGGCGGCGTCGTCGCGTACGTACGAAGCAACGACGTCGGCGAGACCGTCTCGACCGTCGACGCGGTCAACGTAGCGGCGGGTCAGATCGTCACGGCGCTTGCGTTGCAGCGTGAGGCGGGCGGCAAGTCCGGCCACTATGGCGCCGAGGACGGTGCCGCCCAGGCGATGCCGGGGAATAACTGA
- the steA gene encoding putative cytokinetic ring protein SteA, whose translation MKLSLRRNRTDALPGVTGPVRLDRRTKNLTKRLRPGDIAVIDHADLDKVSAEALIDAKVSAVVNVAQSCTGSYPNLGPGIIADAGVPLVDNVGDEVFTALSEGDTARVDEGIVYRDSEPVGKGIVLDRARVDELMESAKEGLSTQLEAFTANTMEFLKRERELLLDGVGVPEVRTSFARRHALVVVRGYDYRQDLAILKSYIREYHPVLVGVDGGADALVEAGYTPDMIVGDMDSVSDETLKCGAELVVHAYRDGRAPGFARLEKLGLEGTPFPATGTSEDVAMLLADAKSAELIVAVGTHATLVEFLDKGRSGMASTFLTRLRLGPKLIDAKGVSRLHHTRIRMWQLLLLLAAGLLAIAVSIAATPAGQEWLDVLQARWDDFTYWIQETL comes from the coding sequence ATGAAACTCTCGCTGCGACGCAACCGGACCGACGCCCTGCCGGGCGTGACGGGTCCCGTACGCCTCGACCGGCGGACGAAGAACCTGACCAAACGACTGCGCCCCGGCGACATCGCCGTGATCGACCACGCGGACCTCGACAAGGTGAGCGCCGAGGCGCTCATCGACGCGAAGGTCTCCGCCGTGGTGAACGTCGCGCAGTCCTGCACGGGTAGCTACCCGAACCTCGGCCCTGGCATCATCGCCGACGCCGGCGTCCCGCTGGTCGACAACGTCGGCGACGAGGTCTTCACGGCGTTGTCCGAGGGTGACACCGCCCGCGTCGACGAGGGCATCGTCTACCGCGACTCAGAGCCGGTCGGCAAGGGCATCGTGCTCGACCGCGCCCGCGTCGACGAGCTGATGGAGAGCGCGAAGGAGGGCCTGTCCACCCAGCTCGAGGCCTTCACCGCGAACACGATGGAGTTCCTCAAGCGCGAGCGCGAGCTGCTGCTCGACGGGGTCGGCGTTCCGGAGGTGCGTACGTCGTTCGCGCGCAGACACGCGCTCGTCGTCGTACGCGGCTACGACTACCGCCAGGATCTCGCGATCCTGAAGTCCTACATCCGCGAGTACCACCCGGTACTCGTCGGTGTCGACGGCGGTGCGGACGCCCTGGTCGAGGCCGGCTACACCCCGGACATGATCGTCGGAGACATGGATTCGGTGTCCGACGAGACCCTCAAGTGCGGCGCCGAGCTGGTCGTCCATGCGTACCGAGACGGGCGCGCACCCGGCTTTGCCCGGCTGGAGAAGCTGGGGCTCGAGGGCACGCCGTTCCCGGCGACCGGCACCAGTGAAGACGTCGCGATGCTGCTCGCCGACGCCAAGAGCGCCGAGCTGATCGTCGCCGTCGGCACGCACGCGACGCTCGTCGAGTTCCTCGACAAGGGACGTTCGGGTATGGCGAGCACCTTCCTCACGCGGCTGCGGCTCGGCCCGAAGCTGATCGACGCGAAGGGCGTCAGTCGCCTGCACCATACGCGGATCCGAATGTGGCAGCTGCTGCTCCTGCTGGCGGCCGGCCTGCTGGCGATCGCCGTGTCGATCGCGGCAACGCCGGCCGGTCAGGAGTGGCTGGACGTGCTGCAGGCGCGCTGGGACGACTTCACCTACTGGATACAGGAAACCCTCTAG
- the recN gene encoding DNA repair protein RecN has translation MWEEIRLSSLGVIDEAALDLDPGLTVITGETGAGKTMVVSALNLLRGRRAESTLVRQGAKRSRVEARLDTSAIEGIADAALEAGGEVEEGSLIVGRTVSAEGRSRAFVGGASVPASVLGAISERAVAVHGQSDQNRLLRTDAQRGALDQFAGAAVADLLTEFTPAYERLRAVEREIAELTTNAQERARELDLLRFGLTEIDEVAPEAGELDALVAEEDRLANAEALVTSAHAAHVRLTGDAESAEPGADAAGLVAGAQSALDAAAGHDTELERLASRVAEIGYLIADTSAELGAYADSVEADPVRLDGVQSRRAAITALLRKYGTTVDDVLGWADDARKRSGELDGDDDRIDGLSTERDELTARLLDLGVRLRAARGEAAERLTKLVDAELTELAMPHAHVEVSVDGPGEPSAADLTPHGLDSVEIGFAANRGSPALPLNKGASGGELSRVMLALEVVLADTSTVPTLVFDEVDAGIGGKAAVEVGRRLARLARSAQVIAVTHLPQVAAFADRHYRVVKSDDGTVTTSGISMLDADARVEELSRMLAGLEGSATAEAHARELLDLATQTRH, from the coding sequence ATGTGGGAGGAGATCAGGCTGAGCTCGCTGGGTGTCATCGACGAGGCCGCGCTCGATCTCGACCCCGGCCTGACGGTGATCACCGGCGAGACGGGGGCCGGCAAGACGATGGTCGTGAGCGCCCTCAACCTGCTCCGGGGCCGCCGGGCCGAGAGCACGCTGGTGCGCCAGGGCGCAAAACGCAGCCGGGTCGAGGCGCGACTCGACACCTCAGCAATCGAGGGCATCGCCGACGCCGCCCTCGAGGCCGGCGGCGAGGTCGAGGAGGGCAGCCTGATCGTCGGCCGCACCGTCTCGGCGGAGGGCCGTTCCCGTGCGTTCGTCGGTGGTGCGTCGGTTCCGGCGTCGGTGCTCGGCGCGATCAGCGAGCGCGCGGTGGCGGTGCACGGGCAGTCCGACCAGAACCGGCTGCTGCGCACCGATGCACAACGCGGTGCGCTCGACCAATTCGCCGGCGCGGCGGTCGCCGACCTGCTCACCGAGTTCACTCCCGCGTACGAGCGGCTGCGGGCGGTCGAGAGGGAGATCGCCGAGCTCACCACGAATGCGCAAGAACGCGCCCGCGAGCTCGATCTGCTCCGGTTCGGCCTCACCGAGATCGACGAGGTCGCGCCCGAGGCCGGCGAGCTGGACGCGCTGGTGGCCGAGGAGGACCGCCTCGCCAATGCCGAGGCGCTGGTGACATCCGCGCACGCCGCGCACGTACGCCTGACCGGCGACGCCGAGTCCGCCGAGCCGGGCGCGGACGCCGCCGGCCTCGTTGCGGGTGCACAGTCGGCGCTCGACGCCGCCGCCGGGCACGACACGGAGCTGGAACGCCTCGCGTCGAGGGTCGCCGAGATCGGCTACCTGATCGCCGACACGTCCGCGGAGCTCGGTGCGTACGCCGACTCGGTCGAGGCCGATCCGGTGCGGCTCGACGGCGTACAGTCGCGGCGCGCCGCGATCACGGCGCTCCTGCGCAAGTACGGCACCACCGTCGACGACGTGCTCGGGTGGGCGGACGACGCCCGCAAGCGCAGCGGCGAGCTCGACGGTGACGACGATCGCATCGACGGCCTGTCCACCGAGCGCGACGAGCTGACCGCCCGCCTGCTCGACCTCGGTGTACGCCTGCGCGCCGCGAGAGGAGAAGCCGCCGAGCGGCTCACCAAGCTGGTGGATGCGGAGCTGACCGAGCTCGCGATGCCGCACGCGCACGTCGAGGTGAGCGTCGACGGCCCGGGCGAGCCGTCGGCGGCCGACCTCACGCCCCATGGGCTCGACTCCGTCGAGATCGGCTTCGCGGCCAATCGCGGGTCGCCCGCGCTGCCTCTCAACAAGGGCGCCAGCGGGGGAGAGCTGTCGCGGGTGATGCTCGCCCTCGAGGTGGTGCTCGCCGACACCTCGACCGTGCCGACGCTGGTGTTCGACGAGGTCGACGCGGGCATCGGCGGCAAGGCTGCCGTCGAGGTCGGTCGCCGCCTCGCCCGACTGGCCCGCAGTGCCCAGGTCATCGCGGTGACGCACCTGCCGCAGGTCGCGGCCTTCGCCGACCGCCACTACCGGGTCGTCAAGTCCGACGACGGCACGGTCACGACGAGCGGGATCAGCATGCTCGATGCCGACGCCCGGGTCGAGGAGCTGTCGCGGATGCTCGCCGGTCTGGAGGGCTCGGCGACCGCCGAGGCACACGCCCGCGAGCTGCTCGATCTCGCCACACAGACACGGCACTGA